A single genomic interval of Bacteroidota bacterium harbors:
- the tatC gene encoding twin-arginine translocase subunit TatC — translation MPLDQGSSDDFDKKEMSFFDHIDSLRGHIMRSLVVLVILIAICFTYIETLFTKIIIAPINPDFLTYRLICKFSHYVYHSDKFCIGELNIKLVNLTMQGQFVEAFKISIITAIVVGFPYFLFELWRFIRPALKSSEKKISKGLIASCSLLFFLGVLFGYYILSPISLNFFANFSINSQIENQPTFQSIVSLISFLVIGTGLMFELPILMYFLARIGFISSGTLKKFRRYALLVIIVVAAIVTPPDVFSQIILTIPIYFLFELGITLTKNVERKQAKNDEQ, via the coding sequence ATGCCGTTAGATCAAGGCTCCTCAGACGATTTTGACAAAAAAGAGATGTCATTTTTTGACCACATTGACTCGCTCAGAGGTCATATTATGCGTTCTCTTGTTGTCTTAGTCATCCTTATTGCTATTTGCTTCACCTATATTGAAACTCTATTTACAAAAATCATTATTGCCCCCATAAACCCTGATTTTCTTACCTATAGGTTAATTTGTAAATTCTCGCATTACGTCTATCATAGTGACAAGTTTTGCATTGGCGAACTGAATATCAAGTTAGTGAACCTAACCATGCAAGGACAGTTTGTAGAAGCTTTCAAAATCAGCATAATTACCGCTATCGTTGTAGGCTTTCCCTATTTTTTATTTGAACTGTGGAGATTTATCAGACCGGCTTTGAAAAGTTCTGAGAAAAAAATTTCCAAAGGATTAATTGCAAGTTGTTCCCTTCTCTTCTTTTTGGGTGTATTGTTTGGATATTATATTCTATCTCCCATCAGTTTGAACTTTTTTGCTAATTTTTCTATCAACAGTCAAATTGAAAACCAGCCCACTTTCCAAAGTATTGTAAGCTTAATTAGCTTTTTAGTGATTGGAACCGGTTTAATGTTTGAACTTCCTATTCTGATGTATTTTCTGGCTAGAATCGGGTTCATTTCATCCGGTACACTAAAGAAGTTCAGAAGATATGCGTTGTTAGTAATAATCGTTGTTGCAGCCATAGTTACACCACCCGATGTCTTTAGCCAAATCATTCTTACTATCCCGATATATTTCCTGTTTGAACTTGGAATAACATTAACCAAAAACGTTGAACGAAAACAAGCTAAAAATGATGAACAATAA
- a CDS encoding CTP synthase — MGKNKYVFVTGGVTSSLGKGIIAASLAKLLQARGYKVTIQKFDPYINIDPGTLNPYEHGECFVTEDGAETDLDLGHYERFLNVNTSQANNVTTGRIYQTVINNERRGDYLGKTVQVIPHITDEIKRRMRLLGESEEYDIVITEIGGTVGDIESLPFIEGIRQMKMDVGEDDAIVIHLTLIPYLAAAGELKTKPTQHSVRFLLESGVQPDILVCRTEKPIGQDIRKKIGLFCNVNQNAVIESIDVPTIYEVPMMMYKEKLDKVVLSKLKLSGKNEPVLEDWKEFLFKLQHPQTEIKIALVGKYTELPDAYKSINEAMIHAGVSNECKVNFQYINSELLTKENVASKLSGYTGILVAPGFGPRGIEGKLDAIQYARENKIPFFGICLGMQCAVIEYSRNVLGFKDAHSIEMNPKTKHPVINLMEEQKNKSDMGGTMRLGAYECKLEKGSNAAKAYGKTIISERHRHRYELNNKFEKEIEAKGLKITGRNPQSGLAEIVELEKHPWFVAVQFHPELKSTVLNPHPLFVKFVKAALEYSKK; from the coding sequence ATGGGTAAGAATAAATACGTATTTGTAACGGGAGGCGTTACTTCATCATTAGGCAAAGGAATCATTGCCGCATCATTAGCTAAACTACTTCAAGCAAGAGGTTATAAAGTAACCATTCAAAAATTTGACCCATATATCAATATAGATCCGGGCACACTCAATCCTTATGAACATGGCGAATGTTTTGTTACCGAAGATGGTGCAGAAACAGACTTAGACCTTGGACACTACGAAAGATTTTTGAATGTAAACACTTCACAAGCTAACAACGTAACCACCGGCAGAATCTACCAAACAGTCATCAACAACGAGCGCAGAGGCGATTATCTTGGCAAAACAGTTCAGGTTATTCCTCATATCACTGATGAAATCAAAAGGCGAATGCGTCTTTTGGGAGAATCTGAAGAATACGACATTGTTATCACTGAGATTGGCGGAACTGTAGGAGATATTGAATCTCTGCCTTTTATTGAAGGCATCCGTCAGATGAAAATGGATGTAGGAGAAGATGATGCAATTGTTATCCATTTGACCTTAATTCCCTACTTGGCAGCAGCAGGTGAACTCAAAACAAAACCAACCCAACATAGCGTTAGATTCCTTTTGGAATCAGGAGTGCAACCCGATATTTTGGTTTGTAGAACTGAAAAACCCATTGGACAGGATATCAGAAAAAAAATTGGACTTTTTTGCAATGTAAACCAAAATGCAGTTATTGAGTCTATTGATGTACCAACAATTTATGAAGTTCCGATGATGATGTATAAAGAGAAACTTGACAAAGTGGTGTTAAGTAAACTCAAACTCAGTGGAAAAAATGAACCGGTACTTGAAGATTGGAAAGAATTCCTTTTTAAGCTTCAACACCCTCAAACAGAAATAAAAATAGCCTTGGTTGGTAAATATACTGAGTTGCCCGATGCCTATAAATCCATCAATGAAGCGATGATTCATGCAGGTGTAAGCAATGAATGCAAAGTCAACTTTCAATATATTAACTCCGAACTCTTGACCAAAGAAAACGTAGCTTCCAAATTATCCGGATATACAGGGATTCTAGTCGCTCCGGGTTTTGGACCCAGAGGAATTGAAGGAAAATTGGACGCTATCCAATATGCCAGAGAAAACAAAATACCTTTCTTTGGTATTTGTTTGGGAATGCAGTGTGCCGTTATTGAATATTCTAGAAATGTATTAGGATTTAAAGATGCACATTCTATTGAGATGAACCCAAAAACCAAACATCCTGTCATCAATTTGATGGAAGAACAAAAAAACAAATCGGACATGGGAGGAACCATGCGTTTGGGTGCTTACGAATGTAAATTAGAAAAAGGAAGTAATGCTGCCAAAGCATACGGCAAAACAATTATCTCTGAAAGACACCGACATCGTTACGAATTAAACAACAAGTTTGAAAAAGAAATTGAAGCCAAAGGACTGAAAATTACCGGTAGAAATCCACAATCCGGACTTGCAGAAATTGTTGAGTTAGAAAAACACCCTTGGTTTGTTGCCGTTCAATTCCACCCTGAACTGAAAAGTACAGTACTAAACCCTCACCCATTGTTTGTCAAGTTTGTGAAAGCTGCGTTAGAATATTCTAAAAAGTAA
- the rpiB gene encoding ribose 5-phosphate isomerase B gives MNNNIFTHIHIGSDHAGFKLKEELKTYLTSLGYEYTDHGTYSDSSTDYPDYAHPVAQAVELNKTHAGILICGSGNGVCMTANKHAHIRAALCWNKEIAELGRLHNNANIICLPARYISLQEAQEMTKTFLNTSFEGGRHERRVEKI, from the coding sequence ATGAACAATAATATATTTACCCATATTCATATTGGCTCCGACCATGCGGGGTTTAAACTTAAAGAAGAACTCAAAACATACCTTACGAGTCTTGGATATGAATATACCGATCATGGCACATACTCGGATTCCTCAACCGACTATCCGGATTATGCGCATCCGGTTGCACAAGCAGTGGAATTGAACAAAACTCATGCAGGAATTTTAATTTGTGGCTCCGGCAACGGTGTGTGTATGACTGCCAACAAACACGCCCATATCAGAGCAGCCTTGTGCTGGAACAAAGAAATAGCCGAATTGGGCAGACTCCATAACAATGCCAACATCATCTGCCTGCCTGCGCGTTATATTTCATTACAAGAAGCTCAAGAAATGACAAAAACCTTTCTGAACACTTCATTTGAAGGAGGAAGACACGAAAGAAGGGTGGAGAAAATCTAA
- the fabG gene encoding 3-oxoacyl-[acyl-carrier-protein] reductase: MKLLENKTILVTGGSRGIGKGIAERMAEQGANIAFTFVSSIEKAKSFENELQQKYSIKAKGYQSNAADFEGSQKLADEVTADFGNIDVLINNAGITRDTLLMRMSEEQWDEVINTNLKSAFNMTKACMKTFMKNRAGSIINITSIVGITGNAGQANYAASKAGMIGFTKSVAKELGSRNVRCNAIAPGFIETEMTEALSEEVRNSWTQTIPLKRGGTPTEVANACIFLASDLSSYVTGQTLNVCGGMVM; the protein is encoded by the coding sequence ATGAAATTATTGGAAAACAAGACCATTCTCGTTACCGGAGGATCGCGAGGCATAGGCAAAGGAATAGCAGAGCGTATGGCAGAACAAGGAGCCAACATTGCTTTTACTTTTGTATCCAGCATAGAGAAAGCCAAATCTTTTGAAAACGAATTACAACAGAAATACAGTATCAAAGCCAAAGGATACCAGTCCAATGCAGCCGATTTTGAAGGTTCGCAAAAATTGGCAGATGAAGTAACTGCCGATTTTGGCAATATTGACGTGCTAATCAACAATGCAGGCATAACACGCGACACGCTTTTAATGCGTATGTCTGAAGAACAATGGGACGAAGTCATCAATACCAATTTGAAATCCGCATTTAATATGACCAAAGCTTGCATGAAAACTTTCATGAAAAATCGTGCAGGTTCTATTATCAATATAACTTCTATTGTAGGTATCACAGGAAATGCAGGACAAGCCAACTACGCTGCTTCCAAAGCAGGTATGATTGGTTTTACAAAGTCAGTTGCCAAAGAGCTGGGCAGCCGTAATGTAAGATGTAACGCGATTGCACCCGGATTTATTGAAACTGAAATGACAGAAGCTTTGAGTGAAGAAGTACGCAACTCTTGGACACAAACCATCCCATTGAAGCGCGGAGGAACTCCAACAGAAGTAGCCAATGCTTGTATTTTCCTTGCCTCTGACTTATCCTCTTATGTAACGGGGCAAACACTGAATGTGTGTGGCGGAATGGTAATGTGA
- the kdsB gene encoding 3-deoxy-manno-octulosonate cytidylyltransferase, translating into MQKLLIVIPARYASTRFPGKPLIDIAGKTMIQRVWEQASKVRGFDLKVLVASDDNRIISAAENFGAKVITTSSAHPSGTDRCFEAAEKSGYDFDLLINIQGDEPFIQPEQIEKLALGLWKSNAEIGTLKRKIDSQEDINNPNVVKVVCDINHNALYFSRSSIPYDRDKSSKSDYFKHLGIYAFKKKIISEIKHLPTGSLEEIEKLEQLRWLQNGFKILVLETDFQSPAIDSPEDLKYVEIFLKDHPHFQ; encoded by the coding sequence ATGCAAAAATTACTGATTGTTATTCCGGCACGCTACGCCTCAACCCGATTTCCGGGAAAACCCCTGATAGACATTGCGGGTAAAACCATGATTCAGCGCGTATGGGAACAAGCGAGTAAAGTCAGAGGATTTGACCTCAAAGTATTGGTCGCATCAGATGATAACAGAATCATTAGTGCTGCCGAAAATTTTGGAGCAAAGGTGATAACAACTTCATCAGCGCACCCTTCCGGAACAGACAGATGTTTTGAAGCTGCCGAAAAATCAGGCTATGATTTCGACTTACTGATAAACATCCAAGGTGATGAACCGTTTATCCAACCTGAACAAATTGAAAAACTTGCACTTGGACTTTGGAAATCAAACGCAGAGATTGGTACGTTAAAACGCAAAATAGATTCACAAGAAGACATCAATAACCCCAATGTAGTCAAAGTGGTGTGTGACATCAATCATAACGCTCTCTATTTCAGCAGAAGCTCTATTCCCTATGACAGAGACAAATCCAGCAAGTCAGATTACTTTAAACATCTGGGTATTTATGCTTTTAAAAAGAAGATTATCAGCGAAATCAAGCATTTGCCAACCGGCAGTCTGGAAGAAATTGAAAAATTAGAACAATTAAGATGGTTACAAAACGGTTTTAAAATTTTGGTATTAGAAACCGACTTTCAAAGCCCTGCAATAGATAGCCCCGAGGATTTAAAATATGTTGAAATCTTTTTAAAAGACCATCCTCATTTTCAATGA